From Hypanus sabinus isolate sHypSab1 chromosome 23, sHypSab1.hap1, whole genome shotgun sequence, a single genomic window includes:
- the tmem100a gene encoding transmembrane protein 100 gives MIEETVKEMPGLPVLPSIPDKGSDCPPPAADQLLGRQGQLTAATGGAELSCSRCTVPFGLVILITGVVVTAVAYSFNSHGSVISVFGLVLLALGFLLVMSSAVCWRARQCRKRARRRESQTALMTSREMII, from the coding sequence ATGATAGAGGAAACGGTGAAGGAGATGCCGGGGCTACCGGTCCTTCCCAGCATTCCGGATAAAGGATCTGACTGTCCGCCCCCCGCGGCTGATCAGCTCCTGGGCCGCCAGGGCCAGCTGACGGCAGCCACCGGTGGGGCCGAACTGTCCTGCTCCAGGTGCACTGTGCCCTTTGGCCTGGTCATTCTCATTACTGGCGTGGTGGTTACTGCTGTCGCCTACAGTTTCAACTCGCATGGTTCAGTCATCTCGGTGTTTGGGCTTGTCCTGCTGGCACTGGGATTCCTCCTGGTGATGTCCAGTGCAGTGTGCTGGAGAGCGAGACAGTGCAGAAAGCGAGCCAGGAGGAGAGAAAGTCAGACTGCACTAATGACCAGCAGAGAAATGATCATCTAG